The following are encoded together in the Tripterygium wilfordii isolate XIE 37 chromosome 18, ASM1340144v1, whole genome shotgun sequence genome:
- the LOC119983998 gene encoding sugar carrier protein C-like, whose protein sequence is MPAVGVISSSGNNKEYPGKLTPFVLVTCVVAGMGGLIFGYDIGISGGVTSMGSFLKKFFPSVYMKQQARSGTNQYCQYDSETLTLFTSSLYLAALISSLVASIITRKFGRKLSMLFGGMLFFVGALINGLAKAVWMLILGRILLGFGIGFANQSVPLYLSEMAPYKYRGALNIGFQLSITIGILVANVLNYFFAMIKGGWGWRLSLGGAMVPAIIITIGSLVLPDTPNSVIERGKHAEAKEKLKRIRGIHDVDEEFNDLIAASVASNQVENPWGNLLQRKYRPHLTIAILIPFFQQLTGINVIMFYAPVLFKTIGFKDDASLMSAVITGLVNVVATIVSIYGVDKWGRRFLFLEGGTQMLICQAVVAACIGAKFGVDGNPGELPKWYAIVVVLFICIYVAGFAWSWGPLGWLVPSEIFPLEIRSAAQSINVSVNMLFTFIIAQIFLTMLCHLKFGLFIFFAFFVMVMSIFIYLFLPETKGIPIEEMSMVWKKHWYWSRFVDCDDKDYADGGLEMGKGN, encoded by the exons ATGCCTGCAGTCGGAGTGATTTCCAGTTCCGGCAACAACAAGGAGTATCCCGGAAAGCTGACTCCTTTTGTGCTTGTAACATGTGTTGTTGCAGGCATGGGTGGTCTCATTTTCGGATATGATATTGGAATTTCTG GCGGGGTTACGTCCATGGGATCGTTTCTGAAGAAGTTCTTCCCTTCTGTATACATGAAACAGCAAGCGAGATCTGGTACGAATCAGTATTGTCAGTATGATAGCGAGACACTGACTTTGTTCACATCATCGCTCTACTTGGCTGCCCTTATATCATCGCTTGTAGCGTCAATTATTACGCGTAAATTTGGACGCAAATTGTCGATGCTATTTGGTGGTATGCTCTTCTTTGTTGGTGCTCTTATTAATGGCCTTGCTAAGGCAGTTTGGATGCTGATTCTTGGTCGGATTTTACTCGGTTTTGGTATTGGTTTTGCTAATCAG TCAGTGCCTCTCTACCTCTCTGAGATGGCTCCATACAAATACAGAGGAGCACTCAACATTGGCTTTCAGTTATCAATCACAATTGGTATTCTGGTAGCCAATGTGTTGAACTATTTCTTCGCCATGATCAAGGGCGGTTGGGGATGGCGCTTGAGCTTAGGTGGTGCAATGGTGCCTGCAATTATTATCACCATTGGATCATTAGTCCTCCCTGACACTCCAAACTCCGTCATAGAACGTGGCAAGCACGCTGAGGCCAAAGAGAAACTCAAGAGAATTCGTGGCATCCACGACGTTGATGAGGAGTTCAATGACCTTATAGCTGCAAGTGTTGCATCAAACCAAGTGGAGAACCCTTGGGGAAACTTGTTGCAGAGGAAGTACAGACCGCACCTTACAATAGCGATATTGATTCCGTTCTTCCAACAACTCACTGGCATCAATGTGATTATGTTCTATGCACCAGTCTTGTTCAAGACTATTGGGTTTAAAGATGATGCTTCACTTATGTCTGCTGTGATCACTGGTTTGGTTAATGTGGTTGCAACTATTGTCTCGATCTATGGCGTCGATAAGTGGGGTAGGAGGTTCCTTTTCTTAGAGGGTGGAACTCAGATGCTGATATGCCAG gCAGTTGTCGCTGCTTGTATCGGCGCGAAATTTGGTGTGGATGGGAACCCAGGAGAGTTGCCAAAATGGTATGCAATAGTAGTGGTGCTATTCATCTGCATCTATGTAGCAGGATTTGCCTGGTCTTGGGGTCCGTTGGGTTGGTTGGTGCCAAGTGAGATTTTCCCACTCGAAATCCGATCTGCTGCTCAGAGCATCAATGTCTCTGTCAACATGCTTTTCACATTCATCATCGCGCAAATTTTCTTAACAATGCTCTGCCATTTGAAGTTTGGTTTGTTCATcttctttgctttctttgtgaTGGTGATGTCAATCTTTATCTACTTGTTCCTGCCTGAAACCAAGGGTATCCCAATTGAAGAAATGAGTATGGTATGGAAGAAACATTGGTATTGGTCGCGTTTTGTGGACTGCGACGACAAGGATTACGCCGATGGAGGCCTTGAGATGGGGAAGGGAAACTAG